One part of the Novipirellula aureliae genome encodes these proteins:
- a CDS encoding four helix bundle protein yields the protein MSYEDLDVWKRSARLSVTLYQETKELRDFGFRDQLTRSGLSIPSNIAEGYERDSDAEIARFLTIAKGSAGELRTQILIGIEAGFLHRPDARQWADEAHQISKMLAALIRHHRKKLATSH from the coding sequence ATGAGCTATGAAGACTTGGATGTTTGGAAACGTTCGGCGAGATTGTCGGTGACGTTGTATCAAGAAACGAAGGAATTGCGAGACTTCGGTTTTCGCGACCAGTTGACACGAAGCGGACTTTCGATTCCATCGAATATCGCTGAAGGTTACGAAAGAGACAGCGATGCCGAGATCGCTCGGTTCTTAACGATTGCCAAAGGCTCTGCAGGCGAGTTACGAACCCAGATATTGATTGGCATCGAAGCCGGTTTCCTCCACCGACCCGATGCAAGACAATGGGCCGATGAAGCGCACCAAATCAGTAAAATGCTAGCCGCCCTAATCCGACATCACCGAAAAAAACTAGCCACTAGCCACTAG
- a CDS encoding ABC transporter ATP-binding protein — protein sequence MLAAPWRNFRNLRTLNTNTRNSPLGTSDSDDTLWALKDVSFEIEQGDVVGIIGRNGAGKSTLLKVLSRITEPTSGRAVIRGRVSSLLEVGTGFHPELSGRDNIYMNGTILGMTKKEIDKKFDEIVDFSGVEKFLDTPTKRYSSGMQVRLAFAVAAHLDPEILVIDEVLAVGDSEFQSRCLGKMREVAGSGRTVIFVSHNLGIVKSLCTKGVIMNTGKNTPLQSADDAVVEYLSLTSNRDLKYRGSEIKRPGKIISKVAMLGDARSENQIETDSKLCFKITLGDAGVGRFDCTIVLNNSFGQRVVLFHTIYHGGMTLENKEGQTISCVIPHLPLVPDKYSVDIKITDGGVTLDEALDCLWLDVVFKDHFGTGHLPNRHQGSVLLPCAWEVSP from the coding sequence GTGCTTGCAGCCCCATGGCGTAACTTCCGGAACCTCCGCACCCTCAACACAAACACTCGCAACTCGCCGCTAGGCACTAGCGACTCCGACGACACACTGTGGGCGTTAAAAGACGTTTCCTTTGAGATTGAGCAAGGCGATGTGGTCGGCATTATCGGTCGCAACGGAGCGGGCAAAAGCACGCTGTTGAAAGTCCTCAGCCGGATTACTGAACCGACTAGCGGTCGTGCGGTGATTCGTGGCCGAGTTAGTAGTTTGCTAGAAGTCGGCACCGGCTTCCATCCCGAATTAAGCGGGCGCGACAACATCTATATGAATGGCACAATTCTGGGGATGACCAAAAAAGAGATAGACAAAAAGTTCGATGAAATCGTCGATTTTTCGGGAGTTGAGAAGTTTCTCGACACACCGACTAAACGATATTCATCCGGGATGCAGGTTCGCCTTGCCTTCGCTGTAGCTGCCCACTTGGACCCGGAGATTCTCGTAATCGATGAAGTGCTGGCGGTAGGAGATTCGGAATTTCAATCCCGATGCCTCGGGAAAATGCGAGAGGTAGCCGGCAGTGGGAGAACCGTAATCTTTGTGAGTCATAACTTGGGGATAGTGAAAAGCCTCTGTACGAAGGGTGTGATTATGAACACGGGTAAAAATACGCCTTTGCAGTCGGCTGACGACGCGGTAGTTGAATATCTTAGCCTTACTAGCAATCGTGATTTGAAATATCGGGGCTCAGAAATTAAGCGACCGGGGAAAATTATTAGTAAAGTCGCCATGCTTGGCGATGCGCGATCGGAAAATCAGATTGAAACGGATTCGAAACTTTGCTTCAAAATAACCCTTGGTGATGCGGGTGTAGGCCGATTCGATTGCACGATCGTTTTGAATAACTCTTTTGGTCAGAGAGTCGTTTTGTTTCATACCATCTATCACGGCGGGATGACACTTGAAAACAAAGAGGGGCAGACTATCTCTTGTGTGATTCCTCATCTGCCATTAGTGCCAGACAAGTATTCAGTCGATATTAAAATCACCGATGGTGGGGTTACGCTCGATGAAGCATTGGATTGTTTGTGGCTCGACGTGGTGTTCAAGGATCACTTTGGAACCGGACACCTGCCGAACCGTCACCAAGGATCCGTATTGTTGCCTTGTGCCTGGGAAGTCTCACCGTAA
- a CDS encoding glycosyltransferase family 2 protein, giving the protein MKIATIIPCYNAAAYLGEALESVFRQTLQPDQVIVADDGSTDGSPTIAQDFGVQLVRTSRNQGHAAARNLAMQAAQADMIAWLDADVSCTFLTWIRIHTLALIDEIVPEYPEFSDVTFRFSKALSMGWHASPPDWKLSVPVSQLWKERFVDATWFLRPTVSFVRFKIARVARKLRSMLGSSTSYQ; this is encoded by the coding sequence ATGAAAATTGCGACAATAATCCCTTGTTATAACGCAGCTGCCTATTTAGGAGAGGCGTTGGAGTCTGTTTTTCGTCAGACCCTCCAGCCTGACCAGGTTATTGTTGCTGATGACGGTTCAACTGATGGTTCCCCAACGATCGCACAGGATTTTGGCGTTCAGCTGGTCCGCACTTCCCGGAATCAAGGACATGCGGCAGCACGGAACTTGGCGATGCAAGCTGCTCAGGCAGACATGATCGCGTGGCTCGATGCGGACGTGTCCTGTACTTTTCTGACTTGGATCCGAATTCATACCCTCGCCCTGATCGATGAGATCGTACCCGAGTATCCCGAGTTTAGTGACGTTACTTTTCGTTTCAGTAAAGCCCTCAGCATGGGATGGCATGCTAGTCCACCGGACTGGAAATTGTCTGTCCCCGTGTCACAGTTGTGGAAAGAGCGTTTCGTTGACGCGACATGGTTCTTGCGTCCGACAGTGTCATTCGTCAGGTTCAAGATCGCTCGTGTTGCCCGGAAATTGCGTTCCATGCTCGGCAGTTCGACGAGTTACCAGTGA
- a CDS encoding glycosyltransferase family 2 protein, with protein sequence MAVHNGFPFLAGAVQSVLDQAHRDFEFIIIEDASSDGTGDWLESQASADDRIKLIRHYQNKGLTKSLNRGISVASGEYIARMDGDDVAMPERFSRQLDFLRANPSVVLLGSEVELINELGFSLGNRGHSTDHDLIRRDLLSGNGGALTHPAVMIKASALHQVGGYDECFAVAQDLDLFLKLSELGRVANLSDVLLKWRQHPASINRTRACEWQQVKQIAIRNCIERCGADQIAREMFPVPQSFNFPATLLGQATFCQSRGERRASLKLALRSIQSGESFVKASLFIIKQLANVCVERLFKV encoded by the coding sequence ATGGCTGTGCACAACGGCTTTCCGTTCCTTGCCGGCGCCGTTCAGAGTGTCCTCGATCAGGCTCATCGAGATTTCGAGTTCATTATAATAGAAGACGCTTCATCCGACGGTACCGGCGATTGGTTGGAATCTCAGGCATCGGCGGATGACCGGATTAAGCTTATCCGGCATTATCAAAACAAAGGTCTCACTAAATCGCTCAATCGTGGGATTTCTGTCGCGTCGGGTGAATACATTGCCCGAATGGATGGTGATGATGTCGCCATGCCAGAGCGATTTAGCCGTCAGCTTGACTTTCTTCGAGCGAATCCTTCCGTGGTGCTGCTCGGAAGCGAGGTCGAGCTGATCAACGAATTGGGTTTTTCACTTGGCAATCGAGGCCATTCGACAGATCATGATTTGATTCGCCGCGATTTGCTCTCCGGAAACGGCGGTGCTTTGACGCATCCCGCCGTCATGATCAAGGCGTCTGCACTGCATCAAGTCGGTGGCTATGACGAATGTTTCGCGGTTGCTCAGGATCTCGATCTGTTTCTTAAATTATCCGAACTGGGTCGGGTAGCCAATTTGTCAGACGTGCTGCTGAAATGGAGACAACATCCTGCGAGTATCAATCGGACCCGAGCTTGCGAGTGGCAGCAGGTCAAGCAGATAGCGATTCGTAACTGCATCGAGCGGTGTGGAGCTGACCAGATAGCAAGAGAGATGTTCCCTGTCCCGCAGAGCTTCAATTTTCCGGCGACTTTACTGGGCCAGGCAACATTTTGCCAGTCGCGGGGGGAACGTCGGGCCTCGTTGAAGTTGGCGCTCCGAAGTATTCAGTCCGGAGAAAGTTTTGTTAAGGCGAGTCTGTTCATCATTAAGCAGTTGGCAAATGTTTGCGTGGAGCGACTTTTTAAAGTTTGA
- a CDS encoding glycosyltransferase produces the protein MHVTVAICTWNRARLLDKTLARMCQLSVPADVSWELLVVDNNSTDNTQGVLKAFQHQLPLRVLVERQQGLSKARNCAISATRGDLLVWTDDDVLVDPGWLAAYVKAAVAFPEASIFGGEIEPWFEEDPPAWLKNHAYQVGGVYAIRHASDYGTLITSNNYPFGANMAFRAGAQKEFLYNPNLGRCGLGMKSGDETDVIRRMLRRGHSGVWVPDACVKHYIIPERMRPKYVYGFARGLSEGNAVAIEQGDGTYPFPRWAVRRWLESTAIRLLHSPVKNQAWIRALQNAAAAHGVLSAWHLSRRSGGKASRLTE, from the coding sequence ATGCATGTAACAGTCGCTATCTGCACGTGGAATCGAGCGAGGCTTCTCGATAAAACGCTGGCCCGAATGTGTCAGCTATCCGTTCCCGCCGATGTTTCTTGGGAATTGCTCGTCGTTGATAATAATTCAACGGATAATACACAGGGGGTCCTGAAAGCGTTCCAGCATCAACTCCCTTTGCGAGTCTTAGTCGAGCGACAGCAGGGGCTCAGCAAGGCGCGAAACTGCGCAATTTCTGCGACAAGGGGCGACCTGCTTGTCTGGACAGATGATGACGTTCTCGTCGATCCTGGATGGCTCGCTGCTTATGTGAAAGCCGCGGTCGCGTTTCCCGAAGCATCAATTTTCGGCGGCGAAATCGAACCGTGGTTTGAAGAAGATCCGCCCGCCTGGCTGAAAAACCACGCGTACCAGGTTGGAGGCGTGTACGCAATCCGTCACGCGTCAGACTACGGCACTCTAATAACCAGCAACAACTACCCCTTTGGCGCAAATATGGCGTTCCGGGCCGGTGCGCAAAAAGAATTTTTGTACAATCCAAATCTCGGCCGCTGCGGACTGGGCATGAAAAGTGGCGATGAAACCGATGTGATCAGACGTATGCTCCGCCGCGGGCATTCCGGCGTTTGGGTCCCGGATGCCTGTGTAAAACATTACATTATACCGGAGCGGATGCGACCGAAATACGTCTATGGTTTTGCGAGGGGCTTGTCTGAGGGAAATGCGGTCGCTATTGAACAGGGTGACGGTACTTACCCGTTCCCCCGATGGGCTGTGAGACGCTGGCTTGAATCGACCGCTATTCGGCTACTCCACAGCCCTGTGAAGAACCAAGCATGGATTCGAGCTTTGCAGAATGCTGCCGCCGCACATGGCGTTTTGTCTGCGTGGCACCTATCTCGCCGGTCGGGTGGTAAAGCTTCGCGATTAACTGAATGA
- a CDS encoding glycosyltransferase family 2 protein has product MDISVIICTWNRCDLLRQTLQAFGGLCVSADVEWELLVVDNASTDNTHEVVTEFQDLLPVRYVFETRQGKSNAANRAVRESSGKILAWTDDDALVSSDWLTQVLTVFEATQADIIYGRVEPWWETQSPAWFTEQMSGRFALLDHGDECRVMSPEEGYGYGVNYAFRRSVFKLIGPFAPDLGPNGGLGFGGEDTLLFRKAHEHQLRVVYSPDVLIKHFIPRERCNRSYFRRRQWRGSRDELRMMRLRHGAPKGMLGLPRYRYRQAFSDLIKLSKETLVGKYDKVFHLELRVIGFAGLFWNAVKSSCRGFFFFRKPVQDQSSQGPSGLDEREH; this is encoded by the coding sequence TTGGATATATCAGTTATCATCTGCACATGGAATCGTTGTGATCTCCTGCGTCAAACATTGCAGGCATTTGGTGGGTTGTGCGTGTCCGCTGATGTCGAGTGGGAGTTGCTTGTGGTCGATAATGCGAGCACAGACAACACTCATGAGGTGGTCACGGAGTTTCAGGACCTGTTGCCAGTTCGCTATGTCTTTGAAACGCGACAAGGAAAGTCAAATGCAGCGAATCGCGCGGTGCGAGAATCCTCCGGTAAGATTTTGGCCTGGACCGATGATGATGCCTTGGTTTCCAGCGATTGGCTGACTCAAGTATTGACGGTTTTCGAGGCAACTCAGGCGGATATCATTTACGGACGCGTCGAACCGTGGTGGGAAACACAATCGCCGGCTTGGTTTACTGAACAGATGTCAGGCCGTTTTGCCTTACTGGACCACGGCGACGAATGTCGCGTCATGTCGCCAGAAGAAGGTTACGGCTATGGTGTCAATTACGCGTTTCGCCGTAGTGTCTTTAAACTGATTGGGCCTTTCGCGCCGGATCTGGGACCCAACGGTGGCCTAGGATTTGGTGGTGAAGACACACTGCTGTTCCGAAAGGCTCATGAGCATCAGCTTCGTGTTGTCTATTCCCCTGACGTTTTGATAAAACACTTTATCCCCCGTGAGCGGTGTAATCGATCCTATTTTCGACGCCGCCAGTGGAGGGGCAGTCGAGACGAACTACGGATGATGCGGTTGCGGCATGGGGCCCCCAAGGGAATGCTCGGCCTGCCGAGGTATCGTTACCGCCAGGCGTTTTCAGACCTGATTAAGTTATCAAAGGAAACCCTCGTCGGAAAATACGACAAGGTTTTTCATCTCGAATTGCGGGTTATTGGTTTCGCCGGCCTGTTTTGGAATGCTGTTAAGTCCTCGTGCCGCGGATTTTTCTTTTTTCGTAAGCCTGTTCAGGATCAATCTAGTCAGGGGCCATCTGGGCTAGACGAACGCGAACATTGA
- a CDS encoding sulfotransferase domain-containing protein, translating into MAVLPNVLILGSAKCATTLLHFYMSQHPDVFMAAKKECHHDVPPELYEEKYRPVDSLDDYKAMFAGTEGFKVRGESSPMYLFYESTAERVASLIPDAKLIAVLRNPADRTYSAYLHAVRDGIEDLDF; encoded by the coding sequence ATGGCAGTTTTACCAAACGTCTTGATTCTTGGGTCGGCCAAATGTGCGACGACGTTGTTGCATTTTTATATGAGCCAGCACCCTGATGTTTTTATGGCGGCAAAGAAAGAGTGCCATCACGATGTTCCGCCGGAACTCTACGAAGAGAAGTATCGCCCCGTTGACTCACTGGATGATTACAAGGCGATGTTCGCGGGAACCGAGGGCTTCAAGGTCCGTGGCGAATCGTCGCCAATGTACTTGTTTTACGAGTCGACCGCAGAAAGAGTTGCGAGTCTAATTCCCGACGCGAAACTGATCGCCGTGCTACGTAACCCGGCCGACCGCACGTATTCGGCCTATCTGCACGCGGTTCGAGACGGAATTGAGGATTTGGACTTTTAA
- a CDS encoding glycosyltransferase family 2 protein: MAILWTIVLPTYRRPETLRLALEHIAESIDDPTSYEVLIYDNGIPESSQFVAAAFDESLPFRYTINRSGHGLGYSLCRGASEARGVWVLEVNDDALVPPNIFVRLESILTSDARIGVVGLRAVEDDYVDDEREIGVISKDGTVHGNFIRDTDGPIDVEHVYGFCYAYRRELLERGGGHDAILLAQDYSSGNRIETDHCLTAKKLGYRVVYDGSIAVKHLAKPRGDMNERSLKWKLNHTRNTLYLFLKHFGWFGRDGIAFRFCFLKDLGLRSALLHPSRDNWAYFLTGMRARGSAVFHWLRYLLFGPRLHPLSSHDTKTKE; the protein is encoded by the coding sequence ATGGCGATCCTTTGGACAATCGTGCTTCCGACATACCGTCGACCGGAGACGTTGCGTTTGGCACTCGAACACATTGCCGAATCGATCGACGATCCGACCAGTTATGAAGTGCTCATTTATGATAACGGAATTCCGGAATCGTCGCAGTTTGTCGCGGCGGCATTCGATGAAAGCCTACCGTTTCGGTACACAATCAATCGATCTGGCCACGGTCTGGGGTATTCACTTTGCCGAGGCGCGTCCGAAGCTCGCGGAGTGTGGGTTCTGGAGGTGAACGACGACGCTTTAGTGCCGCCAAATATTTTTGTACGCCTCGAGAGCATTTTGACGTCCGATGCGAGAATCGGCGTCGTTGGCCTTCGAGCGGTCGAGGATGATTACGTTGATGATGAAAGAGAAATCGGTGTGATCTCGAAGGATGGCACTGTCCACGGCAACTTCATTCGCGATACCGACGGCCCCATCGACGTCGAGCATGTTTACGGGTTTTGTTACGCGTATCGGCGCGAACTTCTGGAGCGTGGCGGTGGGCATGATGCGATTCTGCTCGCCCAGGACTATAGCAGCGGTAACCGGATCGAGACCGATCATTGCCTTACGGCCAAGAAATTGGGCTACCGTGTCGTCTATGATGGTAGCATCGCGGTGAAACATCTGGCTAAGCCGCGTGGCGATATGAATGAACGGTCGCTGAAGTGGAAGTTGAATCACACCCGCAATACACTCTACCTGTTTCTTAAACATTTCGGCTGGTTCGGCCGTGATGGCATCGCTTTTCGGTTCTGCTTCTTGAAAGATCTCGGTTTGCGTTCCGCACTGCTGCATCCCAGTCGTGACAATTGGGCCTATTTTCTGACCGGAATGCGGGCTCGCGGTAGCGCCGTTTTCCATTGGTTGCGATACCTCCTATTCGGTCCACGGCTTCACCCCCTCTCCTCTCACGATACAAAAACCAAGGAGTGA
- the rfbF gene encoding glucose-1-phosphate cytidylyltransferase yields the protein MKVVILAGGYGSRFGKVTDFLPKPMIPVGPFPILWHIMRYYAHFGHEEFILCTGYKSDVVKEFFLNLEAYSHDFTVDFSSTANGEVRFHDEGERFCPKVTIAYTGQDLMTGARIKRIERYLGDDSEFLMTYGDGVTDLNVNELIDFHRAHGKLATLTAVYPPAKFGDLHFDGDRITRFSEKVGNQGAMVNGGFYVFDRRLFNYLNNDAGCVLEKDPLKRISEAGELMAYRHQGYWQCMDTTRDLESLQETWASGTAPWKVWQGGYQD from the coding sequence TTGAAAGTCGTTATCCTCGCCGGCGGCTACGGGTCGCGGTTCGGTAAAGTCACCGATTTTTTGCCAAAACCAATGATCCCGGTCGGACCGTTCCCGATCCTCTGGCACATCATGCGTTATTACGCGCACTTCGGACATGAAGAGTTTATTCTCTGCACTGGCTATAAGTCCGACGTCGTCAAAGAGTTTTTCTTGAACCTCGAAGCCTACTCGCATGACTTCACCGTCGACTTTTCCTCCACGGCGAATGGAGAAGTCCGCTTTCATGACGAAGGCGAACGGTTCTGTCCCAAAGTGACGATCGCCTACACCGGTCAAGATTTGATGACCGGCGCGCGAATCAAACGGATTGAGCGTTACTTGGGCGATGACTCCGAGTTTCTGATGACGTACGGCGATGGTGTGACCGATTTGAATGTTAACGAATTGATCGATTTCCACCGCGCCCATGGCAAGCTTGCGACCCTGACCGCGGTGTACCCGCCGGCCAAGTTCGGCGACTTACACTTTGATGGCGATCGGATCACCCGGTTTTCTGAAAAGGTCGGTAACCAAGGGGCGATGGTCAATGGCGGGTTTTACGTTTTCGACCGACGCTTGTTCAATTATCTCAACAACGACGCCGGCTGCGTGCTTGAGAAGGATCCTCTAAAGCGGATCTCCGAAGCGGGCGAATTGATGGCCTATCGTCACCAGGGCTATTGGCAGTGCATGGACACGACCCGGGACTTGGAAAGTTTGCAAGAAACTTGGGCCAGCGGCACCGCCCCCTGGAAAGTTTGGCAAGGCGGGTATCAAGATTAA
- the rfbG gene encoding CDP-glucose 4,6-dehydratase yields the protein MIDIEKHLSLFGGCYRSRRVMVTGHTGFKGSWLTLWLSRLGAQVIGYAMPPETEPNHWDLLRLNDCESIFADIRDVDRLKQVFTEHRPEIVFHLAAQPLVRRSYREPQETFSSNVIGTLNVMDAAKASESVRAIVCVTSDKVYENCESEAGYIESDRLGGSDPYSASKACAEILVNCYRKSYFNASQTEPQPFLATVRAGNVIGGGDWSEDRLIPDAVRAASSGTTLGIRNPASIRPWQHVLEPLAGYLAVGQRLLLADPTAATAWNFGPDEEGSVPVSEVVPHFQKTWPALVAEFAPEAGAPAETNVLRLDSSKAIDRLGWRPLWDWQTAVARTASWYQRFYESEEIATLSDLLDYEQQAIKAKVSWAAS from the coding sequence ATGATTGATATTGAAAAACACCTGTCGCTTTTCGGTGGTTGTTACCGCAGTCGACGGGTCATGGTGACCGGTCACACGGGATTCAAAGGCTCTTGGCTGACACTTTGGCTAAGCCGCCTCGGCGCCCAAGTGATCGGTTACGCCATGCCACCCGAAACCGAGCCGAACCATTGGGATTTGCTGCGACTGAATGATTGCGAATCGATCTTTGCCGATATCCGCGATGTCGATCGGCTGAAACAGGTTTTTACCGAGCATCGGCCGGAAATTGTCTTTCATCTTGCGGCTCAACCGTTGGTTCGCCGCTCGTATCGTGAACCGCAAGAAACATTTTCATCCAATGTGATTGGCACGTTGAATGTCATGGATGCGGCCAAGGCTTCCGAATCGGTGCGCGCAATTGTCTGTGTGACTAGCGACAAGGTTTACGAGAACTGTGAGTCGGAGGCCGGGTACATCGAAAGCGACCGACTCGGCGGCAGCGATCCCTACAGCGCGTCGAAGGCGTGCGCAGAAATCCTCGTGAATTGTTATCGCAAATCTTATTTCAACGCGTCGCAAACCGAACCGCAGCCATTCTTGGCGACGGTGCGTGCTGGCAACGTCATCGGCGGTGGGGATTGGTCAGAGGATCGGCTGATCCCCGATGCGGTGCGAGCGGCCAGTTCCGGCACAACGCTTGGGATTCGCAATCCCGCCTCGATACGGCCTTGGCAACATGTGCTCGAACCACTCGCAGGCTACCTGGCCGTGGGCCAGCGATTATTGTTGGCTGATCCGACGGCGGCAACGGCATGGAACTTTGGCCCCGATGAAGAAGGGAGTGTGCCGGTGAGCGAAGTGGTCCCCCATTTCCAGAAAACATGGCCTGCGTTAGTTGCGGAGTTTGCACCCGAAGCGGGCGCCCCAGCCGAAACCAACGTTTTAAGACTCGATAGCTCGAAGGCGATTGATCGTCTTGGTTGGCGTCCGTTATGGGATTGGCAGACCGCGGTCGCCCGCACCGCATCGTGGTACCAACGGTTCTATGAAAGCGAGGAAATCGCGACGTTGTCAGATCTGCTGGATTACGAGCAGCAGGCGATCAAAGCGAAAGTGAGCTGGGCTGCGTCATGA
- the rfbC gene encoding dTDP-4-dehydrorhamnose 3,5-epimerase translates to MKFHSTHLEGVVRLELRAIEDERGWFTRTFCAETFAAEGLETTFPQTNHSYCSSRGILRGLHYQQAPRAEAKLVRCVRGVIFDVAVDVRRDSTTFLQWFGTELSADRPEALYVGPGFAHGYQSLTDNAAILYQASEPYSPEREGCLRYDDPAIGIRWPMESPNLSAKDQRTPWIDSTFTGIVL, encoded by the coding sequence ATGAAGTTTCACAGCACTCATCTTGAGGGTGTGGTTCGACTTGAGTTGAGAGCCATTGAGGACGAACGTGGTTGGTTTACTCGCACCTTTTGCGCCGAGACCTTTGCCGCAGAGGGTCTTGAAACGACGTTCCCTCAGACGAACCATTCGTATTGTAGCAGTCGAGGTATTTTGCGAGGGCTGCATTATCAGCAGGCACCCCGCGCCGAAGCAAAACTGGTACGATGCGTTCGTGGCGTGATTTTTGACGTGGCCGTTGATGTCCGCCGAGATTCCACAACCTTCCTGCAGTGGTTCGGTACCGAATTGTCGGCTGATCGACCGGAGGCTCTCTACGTCGGCCCCGGTTTCGCGCACGGATATCAATCGTTGACGGATAATGCAGCGATTCTGTATCAAGCGAGCGAACCCTATTCGCCAGAACGAGAGGGCTGCCTGCGGTATGATGATCCTGCCATCGGAATCCGTTGGCCGATGGAATCGCCAAACTTATCGGCTAAGGATCAACGTACGCCCTGGATTGATTCGACATTTACAGGAATTGTCCTTTGA
- a CDS encoding NAD-dependent epimerase/dehydratase family protein has translation MKSKTYLITGATGFIGRHLLKSLVESGNRVVATRRRGSDLSSLGALANQVQWVNVDSDQSFPESLCELPSVSVILHLATAYGRNSQAVSDVVQTNVQFPLRLLEWGIQNRVGLFLNTDTCFTTDYPYLRPYTLSKQQFIEWGKQLSADSETRFLTIELQHPYGPGDSEGKFVPWLIDQCLHAERPVGLTSGEQEKDFIYVDDVVAAYRVICDSAEAIPVDTNVIPCGTGQSVRVRDFVEFVGRACGNRVPLDFGAIDQRPGEVMRSVADPAILNALDWLPGVSLEQGIERTVQAHHHRADCGDRGRR, from the coding sequence TTGAAATCGAAAACGTACCTGATCACTGGGGCGACGGGTTTCATCGGTCGTCATTTACTAAAAAGTCTGGTAGAGAGCGGAAACCGCGTGGTTGCGACTCGCCGTCGCGGTTCGGATTTGTCTAGCCTTGGGGCTTTGGCCAACCAAGTGCAATGGGTCAATGTCGATTCCGATCAATCCTTTCCGGAATCGCTTTGTGAACTACCATCTGTATCCGTAATCTTGCATTTAGCGACCGCGTACGGTCGTAACAGTCAAGCCGTGTCGGACGTCGTGCAAACCAATGTGCAATTTCCGTTGCGTCTGCTTGAATGGGGCATCCAAAACCGAGTCGGGTTATTTCTTAATACGGACACCTGTTTTACAACCGATTACCCTTACCTCAGACCTTATACGCTTTCCAAGCAACAATTTATCGAGTGGGGAAAGCAGTTATCGGCGGACAGTGAGACACGTTTTTTGACAATCGAATTGCAACATCCTTATGGCCCAGGGGATAGTGAAGGCAAATTTGTGCCATGGTTGATTGACCAGTGTTTGCATGCCGAGCGGCCAGTCGGACTGACGTCGGGAGAGCAGGAAAAAGACTTTATTTATGTTGATGACGTGGTTGCTGCGTACCGCGTGATCTGTGATTCGGCAGAGGCGATTCCGGTCGATACGAACGTCATTCCATGTGGGACGGGCCAATCGGTTCGTGTTCGTGATTTCGTTGAATTCGTCGGGCGTGCTTGTGGAAATCGCGTGCCACTCGATTTCGGTGCCATCGACCAGCGACCGGGTGAAGTCATGCGATCGGTTGCCGATCCAGCCATTCTTAATGCCTTAGATTGGCTGCCTGGCGTATCGCTGGAACAGGGAATCGAGCGTACCGTCCAGGCTCACCATCATCGGGCAGACTGCGGCGATAGGGGACGCCGATAA